Proteins found in one Syngnathus acus chromosome 9, fSynAcu1.2, whole genome shotgun sequence genomic segment:
- the ankdd1b gene encoding ankyrin repeat and death domain-containing protein 1B isoform X2 produces the protein MSLGLIFPSGSSGIWFSAAGTHKSRILRCLSIRRLQLKNVTMEKKALALKEMIRRHVPKRENLDSWKWMKQEPVKAFVDTVLNKNTEDKMENSFDNKEMLLQTEKLFIEAAKSNDVAAMRTLGKGLNANAKNAHNRTALHYAVAGKNKEAVELLLRRRVQVDQRDKFGVAPIHLAAWFGSLDILKSLVWAGAEQNVENEEGLNILHCAAINNHIDIVEYIINDLQMKELDKDDHSGHRAFAMAAEHGCMQMLEMLMEPYYNMATMKPNKGGDTPLHLAARNGHLDAVHLLLLSFDVRDEVNMDNETALYQAAANAQEQCVLALLEAGCNPNIQTKRKCSALHPVSEQGDASLVRLLLQYKAHTDFQNEDLEVPLHLAVKNSHIPVIHYLLEAGCNLNITNKRFQSAMHLAAELTRIDVVEMLLKTEVDLTLQDRQGKTALGVAARADEVIIVDMIIKAERYNALKKDLIPPSGQPRL, from the exons ATGAGTCTCGGGTTGATCTTCCCATCAGGTTCTTCAGGTATTTGGTTTAGCGCTGCTGGGACACACAAAAGTAGAATCCTCCGTTGCTTATCCATTAGGCGGTTGCAACTCAAGAACGTAACAATGGAGAAGAAAGCTTTGGCTTTGAAGGAAATGATAAGGAGACATGTTCCCAAGCGAGAGAATTTGGATTCTTGGAAGTGGATGAAACAGGAACCAGTCAAGGCGTTTGTTGATACAGTTTTGAACAAGAACACAGAAGACAAGATGGAAAACAGCTTTGACAACAAAGAGATGC TACTGCAAACAGAGAAGTTGTTTATTGAAGCAGCTAAGAGCAATGATGTGGCTGCAATGAGGACACTCGGAAAGGGGTTGAATGCCAATGCAAAGAATGCG CACAATAGAACAGCTCTTCACTATGCAGTGGCTGGGAAAAACAAGGAAGCGGTTGAGCTGCTTCTACGACGCAGGGTGCAAGTGGATCAGCGAGACAAG TTTGGTGTGGCACCCATTCATTTAGCGGCCTGGTTTGGCAGCTTGGACATCCTGAAATCATTAGTATGGGCTGGAGCAGAACAGAATGTGGaaaatgag GAAGGACTGAACATCCTGCACTGTGCTGCTATCAACAATCATATTGACATCGTGGAATACATTATCAACGACCTCCAAATGAAAGAACTGGACAAAGATGATCAT TCAGGCCACCGTGCATTTGCTATGGCGGCAGAGCATGGCTGCATGCAAATGTTGGAGATGCTGATGGAGCCGTATTACAACATGGCCACCATGAAGCCCAACAAG GGAGGAGACACGCCCCTGCACTTAGCTGCCAGGAACGGCCACTTGGACGCTGTccatctgctgctgctcagcTTCGATGTTCGGGATGAAGTTAATATG GACAATGAGACTGCTTTGTACCAGGCTGCCGCTAACGCTCAGGAACAATGTGTCCTGGCTTTGCTGGAAGCCGGCTGCAACCCCAACATCCAAACAAAA agaaAATGCAGCGCCCTTCACCCAGTTTCAGAGCAAGGAGACGCATCCCTTGTCCGACTTCTCCTACAATATAAAGCCCACACAGATTTTCAGAATGAG GACTTGGAAGTTCCTCTCCACCTGGCAGTTAAGAACAGCCACATCCCCGTCATCCATTATCTATTGGAGGCAGGATGCAACTTAAATATCACCAATAAG AGGTTTCAGTCTGCTATGCATCTTGCTGCTGAGCTGACGAGAATCGATGTGGTGGAAATGCTACTGAAAACTGAAGTTGATTTGACGCTCCAAGACCGG CAGGGAAAGACGGCGCTGGGTGTGGCCGCCAGAGCGGATGAGGTGATCATCGTGGACATGATCATCAAGGCAGAACGATACAACGCATTGAAGAAA GATTTAATACCCCCTTCAGGCCAACCCAGGTTATGA
- the ankdd1b gene encoding ankyrin repeat and death domain-containing protein 1B isoform X1 yields the protein MSLGLIFPSGSSGIWFSAAGTHKSRILRCLSIRRLQLKNVTMEKKALALKEMIRRHVPKRENLDSWKWMKQEPVKAFVDTVLNKNTEDKMENSFDNKEMLLQTEKLFIEAAKSNDVAAMRTLGKGLNANAKNAHNRTALHYAVAGKNKEAVELLLRRRVQVDQRDKFGVAPIHLAAWFGSLDILKSLVWAGAEQNVENEEGLNILHCAAINNHIDIVEYIINDLQMKELDKDDHSGHRAFAMAAEHGCMQMLEMLMEPYYNMATMKPNKGGDTPLHLAARNGHLDAVHLLLLSFDVRDEVNMDNETALYQAAANAQEQCVLALLEAGCNPNIQTKRKCSALHPVSEQGDASLVRLLLQYKAHTDFQNEDLEVPLHLAVKNSHIPVIHYLLEAGCNLNITNKRFQSAMHLAAELTRIDVVEMLLKTEVDLTLQDRQGKTALGVAARADEVIIVDMIIKAERYNALKKANPGYENVHSEYPLTFKLDHRNETKQIRSITWRLAYELLKAGNWKRLAEHWGFTLEQVSAIESQWTGQHSYKEHGNRMFLIWLHGAELAGESLLIELYQALVHTGHSRVAEKIRTQSQRVSSKSCRVS from the exons ATGAGTCTCGGGTTGATCTTCCCATCAGGTTCTTCAGGTATTTGGTTTAGCGCTGCTGGGACACACAAAAGTAGAATCCTCCGTTGCTTATCCATTAGGCGGTTGCAACTCAAGAACGTAACAATGGAGAAGAAAGCTTTGGCTTTGAAGGAAATGATAAGGAGACATGTTCCCAAGCGAGAGAATTTGGATTCTTGGAAGTGGATGAAACAGGAACCAGTCAAGGCGTTTGTTGATACAGTTTTGAACAAGAACACAGAAGACAAGATGGAAAACAGCTTTGACAACAAAGAGATGC TACTGCAAACAGAGAAGTTGTTTATTGAAGCAGCTAAGAGCAATGATGTGGCTGCAATGAGGACACTCGGAAAGGGGTTGAATGCCAATGCAAAGAATGCG CACAATAGAACAGCTCTTCACTATGCAGTGGCTGGGAAAAACAAGGAAGCGGTTGAGCTGCTTCTACGACGCAGGGTGCAAGTGGATCAGCGAGACAAG TTTGGTGTGGCACCCATTCATTTAGCGGCCTGGTTTGGCAGCTTGGACATCCTGAAATCATTAGTATGGGCTGGAGCAGAACAGAATGTGGaaaatgag GAAGGACTGAACATCCTGCACTGTGCTGCTATCAACAATCATATTGACATCGTGGAATACATTATCAACGACCTCCAAATGAAAGAACTGGACAAAGATGATCAT TCAGGCCACCGTGCATTTGCTATGGCGGCAGAGCATGGCTGCATGCAAATGTTGGAGATGCTGATGGAGCCGTATTACAACATGGCCACCATGAAGCCCAACAAG GGAGGAGACACGCCCCTGCACTTAGCTGCCAGGAACGGCCACTTGGACGCTGTccatctgctgctgctcagcTTCGATGTTCGGGATGAAGTTAATATG GACAATGAGACTGCTTTGTACCAGGCTGCCGCTAACGCTCAGGAACAATGTGTCCTGGCTTTGCTGGAAGCCGGCTGCAACCCCAACATCCAAACAAAA agaaAATGCAGCGCCCTTCACCCAGTTTCAGAGCAAGGAGACGCATCCCTTGTCCGACTTCTCCTACAATATAAAGCCCACACAGATTTTCAGAATGAG GACTTGGAAGTTCCTCTCCACCTGGCAGTTAAGAACAGCCACATCCCCGTCATCCATTATCTATTGGAGGCAGGATGCAACTTAAATATCACCAATAAG AGGTTTCAGTCTGCTATGCATCTTGCTGCTGAGCTGACGAGAATCGATGTGGTGGAAATGCTACTGAAAACTGAAGTTGATTTGACGCTCCAAGACCGG CAGGGAAAGACGGCGCTGGGTGTGGCCGCCAGAGCGGATGAGGTGATCATCGTGGACATGATCATCAAGGCAGAACGATACAACGCATTGAAGAAA GCCAACCCAGGTTATGAGAATGTTCACAGCGAGTATCCGCTAACATTCAAACTGGACCACCGCAATGAGACCAAGCAGATCCGCTCGATTACCTGGCGCCTGGCCTACGAGCTTCTGAAGGCAGGAAACTGGAAGCGTCTGGCTGAACACTGGGGTTTCACTCTGGAGCAAGTGTCAGCCATCGAAAGCCAGTGGACGG GTCAGCATAGCTATAAAGAACACGGCAACAGGATGTTTCTGATCTGGCTCCACGGAGCTGAGCTGGCGGGGGAAAGTCTTCTCATAGAACTCTATCAGGCCCTTGTCCACACAGGACATAGCAGAGTTGCag AAAAGATACGGACGCAATCACAGCGTGTCAGCAGTAAGAGCTGCAGAGTTTCATGA
- the sv2ca gene encoding synaptic vesicle glycoprotein 2Ca, translating to MEDTYNNRTSLVKGAKDIVKEAKRQTAKKVNKVVDRAADEYSSHHNYSRFQDDADDDDEDFYRNPPRQDGEGYRDNDEGSSDATEGHDDEDEIYEGEYQGVPSTGDRKHKEGQVALGQPVSDATRDRKELEQERQADEEELAQQYELIIQECGHGRFQWQLFLVLGLALMSDGVEVFVVGFVLPSAETDMCVPDSSSGWLGSIVYLGMMLGAFFWGGMSDKVGRKQCLLICMSTNGFFAFLSSFVQGYGVFLVCRLAAGFGIGGAVPIVFSFFAEVLSREKRGEHLSWLCMFWMIGEIYASAMAWAIIPHYGWSFSMGSAYQFHSWRVFVVVCALPCVCAVVALTFMPESPRFYLEVGKHDEAWMILKQIHDTNMRARGQPEKVFSVNRIKIPKQLDELVELESESGNPVSKAIFRMKAEIHGIYLNLMKCFNYPMRENMIRLSIVWFTLSFGYYGLSVWFPDVIKHLQADEYASKVQIHNNERIEDFTFNFTLENQIHKNGLFINDRFINMKLKSVTFVDSTFRNCHFDDVTSVGSYFHNCTFIDAFFFNTDIDDSKLIDGTEVVNSTFTHNKTGCQMTFDDDYSAYWVYFINFLGTLAVLPGNIVSALLMDKTGRLSMLGGSMVLSGISCFFLWFGTSESMMIFMLCLYNGLSISAWNSLDVVTTESFPTARRGTGFGFCNALCKMAAVLGNLIFGSLVGITKAIPILMASSVLVGGGLVSLRLPDTRANVLM from the exons ATGGAGGACACTTACAATAACAGGACTTCCCTGGTTAAAGGGGCCAAGGATATAGTCAAGGAGGCAAAGCGGCAGACAGCAAAAAAGGTCAACAAGGTGGTGGACCGTGCAGCAGATGAGTATTCATCCCACCACAACTACTCACGATTCCAGGACGATGCGGACGACGATGACGAGGATTTCTACAGGAATCCACCTCGGCAAGATGGAGAGGGTTACCGTGACAATGACGAGGGCTCCAGCGATGCCACCGAGGGCCACGACGATGAGGACGAGATCTACGAGGGCGAGTACCAGGGGGTTCCTTCCACGGGCGACAGGAAGCATAAGGAGGGCCAAGTGGCCCTCGGGCAACCCGTGTCGGACGCAACGAGGGACAGGAAGGAGCTGGAGCAGGAGCGACAGGCtgatgaggaggagctggCACAGCAGTACGAGCTCATCATCCAAGAGTGCGGCCACGGGAGGTTCCAGTGGCAGCTGTTCCTGGTTCTGGGACTGGCGCTCATGTCAGATGGCGTCGAGGTGTTTGTGGTGGGCTTTGTGCTTCCAAGTGCTGAAACAGACATGTGTGTACCTGACTCCAGCTCAGGATGGTTAG GTAGCATTGTTTACCTGGGCATGATGCTGGGAGCCTTCTTTTGGGGAGGAATGTCTGACAAAGTGGGCCGCAAGCAGTGTCTCCTCATTTGCATGTCCACAAACGGCTTCTTCGCCTTCCTGTCGTCTTTTGTCCAGGGATACGGCGTCTTCCTTGTTTGTCGCCTGGCCGCAGGGTTCGG GATAGGAGGTGCAGTGCCCattgttttctctttctttgcaGAGGTTTTATCGAGGGAGAAAAGAGGAGAACACTTGAGCTGGCTGTGTATGTTTTGGATGATTGGCGAGATCTACGCATCCGCCATGGCGTGGGCCATTATCCCGCATTATG GATGGAGTTTCAGCATGGGCTCGGCCTACCAGTTCCACAGCTGGCGAGTGTTTGTGGTCGTCTGTGCCctcccttgtgtgtgtgctgtggtAGCACTTACCTTCATGCCTGAAAGCCCCAGATTTTACCTGGAG GTGGGGAAGCACGACGAAGCCTGGATGATCCTCAAACAAATCCACGACACCAACATGAGAGCGCGTGGGCAGCCGGAGAAAGTCTTCAGC GTTAACAGGATAAAGATCCCAAAGCAGCTCGATGAATTGGTTGAATTGGAGTCTGAATCAGGAAATCCAGTTTCCAAGGCGATTTTCCGGATGAAGGCTGAAATCCATGGG ATTTACCTGAATCTCATGAAGTGCTTCAACTACCCAATGCGAGAAAATATGATACGACTCTCCATAGTGTGGTTCACGTTGTCTTTCGG GTATTAcggtctgtctgtctggtTCCCCGATGTCATCAAACATCTCCAGGCGGACGAATATGCCTCCAAAGTGCAAATTCACAACAACGAACGCATCGAAGACTTCACCTTCAACTTTACCCTCGAGAaccaaatacacaaaaatggaCTTTTCATCAATGATCG ATTCATCAACATGAAACTCAAATCCGTCACCTTTGTTGACTCAACTTTTCGTAACTGCCACTTTGATGACGTCACATCGGTGGGATCCTATTTCCATAATTGTACTTTCATTGACGCATTCTTCTTTAATACAG aCATTGACGACTCAAAGCTGATTGATGGCACCGAGGTGGTCAACAGCACGTTCACCCACAATAAAACGGGATGTCAGATGACGTTTGATGACGATTATAGCGCCTACTGGGTTTACTTTATCAACTTCTTGGGAACCTTGGCCGTTTTACCCGGGAACATCGTGTCTGCACTTCTTATGGATAAAACAGGCCGTTTGTCCATGTTAG GTGGCTCCATGGTGTTGTCAGGCATCAGCTGCTTCTTTTTGTGGTTTGGCACCAGTGAGTCCATGATGATTTTCATGCTGTGCCTTTACAACGGCCTGAGTATCTCTGCCTGGAACTCTCTAGACGTGGTTACAACGGAATCTTTTCCAACTGCCAGGAG AGGAACAGGATTTGGATTCTGCAACGCCCTGTGCAAGATGGCCGCAGTATTGGGGAACCTGATTTTCGGTTCTCTGGTTGGCATCACAAAGGCCATCCCCATCCTAAT
- the poc5 gene encoding centrosomal protein POC5 isoform X1 yields MSSDDEAYVPVLPTESLSTRRPNPQENSQIAERTENTTRRNLRNRDTSQDAAESAQPDFQGYIDYTEMDLFTSEENITRMETFLDTWSQNLKTNVLRELMDWRLALINQLRRELQKERDCRSGETEAYMAELERLKNRLHTSETNNKRKDEMIRNLNVVLNKQKQKLEKMSAFTKWKLQYSKAKEEAFTSKMAQQHYDLRLKRKAWLIWHSAYLKEWKARMEQACRAKAEEVCNRLAENYEARIQMMTKEHNEALTKAHAEIERLQLEQEQKEVCMKKALMRGVCALNMETLHLFNPMDGEPQNHDGYDPNFPPDDPPPSSFPHGPGPGLHDQGGAGAGISSQQKPTKSGTARTSTQHVGKSMRSNLEMASMAPPMSSAPVDYHHLVTQQTLGQATASKYPHSSQHGATGGWSSSRMHTSTYPPPPWDEPDSAVMAQRPGSSPVHFDHPKSPTQHEDNSMMGVWYTREVFPSQSPARGSLPQGATISFHKQSSARIITAGHQKSAKTITARITGQPFATKRVRSSCQAMGVSPSMTSIVVERHQPIAQHTIAVTAKSVRPSQQGTRTSTVVKASSRTNLFNGHSIRVVD; encoded by the exons ATGTCTTCAGATGATGAGGCCTATGTCCCAGTATTGCCTACGGAATCATTGTCTACAAGACGTCCTAATCCACAGGAAAATTCACAAATAGCAG AGAGGACGGAGAACACTACTCGCAGAAATTTGAGAAACAGAGACACTTCACAAgatgcagctgagagtgcACAGCCAGATTTTCAAGGCTACATTGACTACACTGAAATGGATCTCTTCACCTCTGAGGAGAATATTACCAGGATGGAAACATTTCTTGACACATGGAGCCAAAACCTGAAG ACCAATGTGCTGAGGGAGCTGATGGACTGGAGGCTGGCCTTGATAAATCAACTCAGGCGAGAGTTGCAAAAGGAAAGGGACTGCCGTTCAGGCGAAACCGAGGCCTACATGGCAGAGCTGGAACGTCTGAAAAATCGGCTACACACCTCTGAGACTAACAACAAGCGAAAGGACGAG ATGATTAGAAATTTGAATGTGGtgttgaacaaacaaaaacagaagctTGAAAAGATGAGCGCCTTCACCAAATGGAAACTTCAGTATAGCAAAGCCAAAGAGGAG GCCTTTACTAGCAAGATGGCGCAGCAGCACTATGATTTGCGTCTGAAAAGGAAAGCGTGGTTGATATGGCACTCTGCCTACCTGAAGGAGTGGAAGGCCAGGATGGAACAGGCATGTCGCGCAAAAGCAGAAGAAGTGTGCAACCGGCTGGCGGAAAATTACGAGGCACGGATTCAAATG ATGACTAAGGAACACAATGAGGCTTTAACGAAGGCACACGCAGAGATCGAGAGACTGCAACTTGAGCAAGAACAAAAAGAAGTGTGTATGAAGAAAGCTCTGATGAGGGGTGTGTGTGCTCTCAACATGGAGACCCTCCACTTGTTTAATCCCATGGATGGAGAACCCCAAAACCATGATGGGTATG ATCCCAATTTTCCTCCTGATGACCCTCCACCTAGCTCATTCCCACACGGGCCAGGCCCTGGCTTGCACGATCAG GGAGGTGCGGGTGCGGGGATAAGCAGCCAACAAAAACCTACAAAAAGTGGAACGGCTCGCACTTCCACCCAGCATGTCGGCAAGAGTATGCGAAGCAATCTGGAGATGGCGAGTATGGCTCCACCGATGAGCTCCGCTCCTGTAGACTACCATCATCTGGTGACACAG CAAACTCTTGGTCAGGCTACCGCCTCCAAATATCCTCACTCCTCTCAACACGGCGCCACTGGAGGCTGGTCTTCGTCCAGAATGCACACCAGCACCT ACCCTCCACCACCTTGGGATGAGCCTGATTCTGCAGTCATGGCTCAACGTCCCGGTAGCAGCCCGGTTCACTTTGACCACCCAAAGTCTCCTACCCAACATGAAGACAACAGCATG ATGGGCGTGTGGTACACCAGAGAAGTCTTTCCGTCCCAATCACCTGCTCGCGGTTCTTTGCCACAAGGGGCCACCATAAGTTTCCACAAACAG AGCTCTGCGCGGATAATCACGGCTGGCCATCAGAAATCGGCAAAAACGATAACAGCCCGCATTACAGGGCAACCTTTTGCCACGAAGAGAGTACGCAGCAGCTGCCAAGCGATGGGGGTATCACCGTCCATGACCTCCATTGTTGTCGAACGCCATCAACCTATTGCACAG CACACGATTGCTGTTACTGCCAAAAGTGTTCGCCCTTCCCAACAGGGTACCCGCACATCCACTGTTGTGAAGGCATCCTCCAGAACAAACCTTTTTAATGGACACTCTATCAGAGTAGTTGATTAA
- the poc5 gene encoding centrosomal protein POC5 isoform X2, with protein sequence MSSDDEAYVPVLPTESLSTRRPNPQENSQIAERTENTTRRNLRNRDTSQDAAESAQPDFQGYIDYTEMDLFTSEENITRMETFLDTWSQNLKTNVLRELMDWRLALINQLRRELQKERDCRSGETEAYMAELERLKNRLHTSETNNKRKDEAFTSKMAQQHYDLRLKRKAWLIWHSAYLKEWKARMEQACRAKAEEVCNRLAENYEARIQMMTKEHNEALTKAHAEIERLQLEQEQKEVCMKKALMRGVCALNMETLHLFNPMDGEPQNHDGYDPNFPPDDPPPSSFPHGPGPGLHDQGGAGAGISSQQKPTKSGTARTSTQHVGKSMRSNLEMASMAPPMSSAPVDYHHLVTQQTLGQATASKYPHSSQHGATGGWSSSRMHTSTYPPPPWDEPDSAVMAQRPGSSPVHFDHPKSPTQHEDNSMMGVWYTREVFPSQSPARGSLPQGATISFHKQSSARIITAGHQKSAKTITARITGQPFATKRVRSSCQAMGVSPSMTSIVVERHQPIAQHTIAVTAKSVRPSQQGTRTSTVVKASSRTNLFNGHSIRVVD encoded by the exons ATGTCTTCAGATGATGAGGCCTATGTCCCAGTATTGCCTACGGAATCATTGTCTACAAGACGTCCTAATCCACAGGAAAATTCACAAATAGCAG AGAGGACGGAGAACACTACTCGCAGAAATTTGAGAAACAGAGACACTTCACAAgatgcagctgagagtgcACAGCCAGATTTTCAAGGCTACATTGACTACACTGAAATGGATCTCTTCACCTCTGAGGAGAATATTACCAGGATGGAAACATTTCTTGACACATGGAGCCAAAACCTGAAG ACCAATGTGCTGAGGGAGCTGATGGACTGGAGGCTGGCCTTGATAAATCAACTCAGGCGAGAGTTGCAAAAGGAAAGGGACTGCCGTTCAGGCGAAACCGAGGCCTACATGGCAGAGCTGGAACGTCTGAAAAATCGGCTACACACCTCTGAGACTAACAACAAGCGAAAGGACGAG GCCTTTACTAGCAAGATGGCGCAGCAGCACTATGATTTGCGTCTGAAAAGGAAAGCGTGGTTGATATGGCACTCTGCCTACCTGAAGGAGTGGAAGGCCAGGATGGAACAGGCATGTCGCGCAAAAGCAGAAGAAGTGTGCAACCGGCTGGCGGAAAATTACGAGGCACGGATTCAAATG ATGACTAAGGAACACAATGAGGCTTTAACGAAGGCACACGCAGAGATCGAGAGACTGCAACTTGAGCAAGAACAAAAAGAAGTGTGTATGAAGAAAGCTCTGATGAGGGGTGTGTGTGCTCTCAACATGGAGACCCTCCACTTGTTTAATCCCATGGATGGAGAACCCCAAAACCATGATGGGTATG ATCCCAATTTTCCTCCTGATGACCCTCCACCTAGCTCATTCCCACACGGGCCAGGCCCTGGCTTGCACGATCAG GGAGGTGCGGGTGCGGGGATAAGCAGCCAACAAAAACCTACAAAAAGTGGAACGGCTCGCACTTCCACCCAGCATGTCGGCAAGAGTATGCGAAGCAATCTGGAGATGGCGAGTATGGCTCCACCGATGAGCTCCGCTCCTGTAGACTACCATCATCTGGTGACACAG CAAACTCTTGGTCAGGCTACCGCCTCCAAATATCCTCACTCCTCTCAACACGGCGCCACTGGAGGCTGGTCTTCGTCCAGAATGCACACCAGCACCT ACCCTCCACCACCTTGGGATGAGCCTGATTCTGCAGTCATGGCTCAACGTCCCGGTAGCAGCCCGGTTCACTTTGACCACCCAAAGTCTCCTACCCAACATGAAGACAACAGCATG ATGGGCGTGTGGTACACCAGAGAAGTCTTTCCGTCCCAATCACCTGCTCGCGGTTCTTTGCCACAAGGGGCCACCATAAGTTTCCACAAACAG AGCTCTGCGCGGATAATCACGGCTGGCCATCAGAAATCGGCAAAAACGATAACAGCCCGCATTACAGGGCAACCTTTTGCCACGAAGAGAGTACGCAGCAGCTGCCAAGCGATGGGGGTATCACCGTCCATGACCTCCATTGTTGTCGAACGCCATCAACCTATTGCACAG CACACGATTGCTGTTACTGCCAAAAGTGTTCGCCCTTCCCAACAGGGTACCCGCACATCCACTGTTGTGAAGGCATCCTCCAGAACAAACCTTTTTAATGGACACTCTATCAGAGTAGTTGATTAA